A genomic region of Oryza glaberrima chromosome 1, OglaRS2, whole genome shotgun sequence contains the following coding sequences:
- the LOC127768464 gene encoding membrane-bound transcription factor site-2 protease homolog isoform X1, with amino-acid sequence MIGGVGRSRRRGRAPPVLPSSAAARRAEHSVSCWYCDCKIYSFNDIIFNLGWRYARYMRAWFSAGVYFSVVALVGISVMLLWDSIGAVYFSGRSFSTWLQNLLHALNLLQASSFGISIMDIAAIIASTVFSIAFHEFGHAVAAASEGIQIEYVAVFVAALFPGALIALNCDQLQNLPLFSMLRIYCAGIWHNVMLCGVCVIMALLLPVVLYPLFVTGGLMITGVPEASPLSGYLSAHNFILSVDGLNITRADEWMKMLTQDNVVQISSRDLLEGSEGYRATGSRKGYCVPNSWMDASKNLWQINDKLSCPDDLVAFQRMSEKGIGKKEVEDKYCLIAKDVVKLKKCGNGWRGAEDGRSNFACLEDEYCLVPVLGPGISWIEISYARPYSLECLQKERNSSLLHDGNNNPGLGPCQGTFVYAGDLLSAAHSIKLSSYRPRWPLLLFIADVPRILQDGLNCLFRVSAALAVVNCLPVYFLDGEAILETMLSYFSWFTRRQQRNILKVCRFLWTILSIVLFSRTLYSMTLYYGFV; translated from the exons atgatcggcggcgtcggccgcaGCAGGCGGCGCGGCCGTGCGCCGCCAGTTCTGccctcgagcgccgccgcccgccgcgccgagcACTCCGTCTCTTGCTG GTACTGTGACTGCAAAATATATTCCTTCAATGACATCATATttaatttgggatggagataTGCTAG ATACATGAGAGCATGGTTTTCTGCAGGGGTTTATTTCTCTGTTGTTGCTTTAGTTGGAATATCAGTG ATGCTATTGTGGGACTCAATTGGTGCAGTTTATTTCAGTGGTCGGTCATTTAGTACCTGGCTACAAAATCTACTG CATGCCCTTAATCTATTGCAGGCTTCCAGCTTTGGCATATCAATAATGGACATCGCAGCAATCATAGCATCAACAGTTTTTTCTATTGCTTTTCACGAATTTGGACATGCTGTTGCAGCTGCAAG CGAGGGCATACAGATTGAGTATGTTGCGGTATTCGTAGCTGCACTTTTTCCTGGGGCATTAATTGCTCTGAACTGTGACCAGCTGCAAAATTTACCTCTTTTTTCTATGCTTCGGATTTATTGTGCAGGGATTTGGCATAATGTTATG TTATGTGGAGTATGTGTCATCATGGCATTATTACTACCTGTGGTGCTGTATCCTCTCTTTGTGACTGGTGGTCTTATG ATTACAGGAGTCCCAGAAGCATCTCCTCTGTCAGGATACTTGTCTGCTCACAATTTTATCCTTTCTGTGGATGGATTGAACATAACAAGAGCTGATGAATGGATGAAAATGCTTACTCAGGACAATGTAGTACAAATAAGCAGCCGTGATCTCCTTGAAGGCTCTGAAGGCTATCGTGCCACTGGTTCTAGAAAGGGTTACTGTGTTCCCAACTCATGGATGGATGCAAGCAAGAATCTTTGGCAGATAAATGACAAGCTATCTTGCCCAGATGATCTGGTAGCCTTTCAAAGAATGAGTGAGAAAGGTATTGGCAAGAAGGAAGTTGAAGACAAATATTGTTTGATTGCAAAAGATGTTGTCAAGCTTAAAAAATGTGGAAATGGATGGCGGGGGGCCGAAGATGGCAGAAGCAACTTTGCATGTTTGGAG GATGAGTACTGTTTGGTGCCTGTTCTAGGCCCTGGGATTTCATGGATAGAGATCTCTTATGCCAGACCTTATTCTTTGGAGTGCTTACAGAAAGAAAGGAACTCATCATTGCTGCATGATGGAAATAATAACCCTGGATTGGGTCCTTGCCAGGGAACTTTTGTTTATGCGGGTGATCTGTTATCAGCAGCACATTCTATTAAGTTATCCTCTTACCGACCTCGATGGCCTCTCTTGCTTTTCATTGCAGATGTTCCTCGTATCTTACAAGATGGTTTAAATTGTTTATTTCGTGTGTCTGCAGCATTGGCTGTAGTCAATTGCTTACCA GTGTACTTTCTTGACGGGGAAGCGATTTTGGAGACTATGTTAAGCTACTTTTCTTGGTTTACTCGGAGACAGCAGCGCAATATTCTTAAGGTTTGCCGCTTTTTGTGGACGATCTTGTCCATTGTTTTGTTCTCAAGAACCCTGTATTCCATGACACTATATTATGGCTTTGTATAA
- the LOC127768447 gene encoding uncharacterized protein LOC127768447 isoform X1 encodes MKYVLVTGGVVSGLGKGVTASSIGVVLKACGLRVTTIKIDPYLNTDAGTMSPFEHGEVFVLDDGGEVDLDLGNYERFLDIKLTRDNNITTGKIYQSVINKERRGDYLGKTIQVCDQYVVGSFNVRNIYVYYLICPYFPFQVVPHITDEIQDWIERVAMNPVDGKEGPPDVCVIELGGTIGDIESMPFIEALGQFSYRVGPGNFCLVHVSLVPVLNVVGEQKTKPTQHSVRGLRGLGLAPDILACRSTEPLEENVKAKLSQFCHVPVSSIINLHDVTNIWHIPLLLRDQRAHEAILKVLDLQFVGKVPREPKLVEWTERASKFDKLKATVKIVMVGKYTGLSDSYLSVLKALLHASVAMGRKLVVEWVPSCDLEDSAAKETPEAHKKAWKLLKGAEGILVPGGFGDRGVQGKILAAKYARENNVPYLGICLGMQIAVIDFARSIMKLPGANSTEFDPDTMSPCVIFMPEGSKTHMGATMRLGSRRTYFHATACKSAKLYGNARFVDERHRHRYEVNPEMVPEFEKAGLSFVGKDESGRRMEIIELPSHKFFIGVQFHPEFKSRPGKPSPLFLGLIAAASGQLETLLQPSSNIVNPNPMPRFPIPKKTIYHAKKPLDSLVNGYFANGNVIHT; translated from the exons ATGAAGTACGTGCTGGTGACAGGAGGGGTGGTGAGCGGCCTCGGCAAGGGCGTGACCGCGAGCAGCATCGGCGTCGTGCTCAAGGCCTGCGGGCTCCGCGTCACCACCATCAAGATTG ACCCATACCTCAACACTGATGCTGGAACCATGTCTCCGTTCGAGCATGGTGAGGTCTTCGTTTTGGACGATGGTGGAGAG GTGGACTTGGACCTTGGAAATTACGAACGTTTTCTGGACATCAAATTGACCCGTGATAACAACATAACCACGGGAAAAATATATCAG TCAGTCATTAACAAAGAAAGGAGAGGAGACTACTTGGGGAAAACCATTCAGGTGTGTGACCAGTATGTGGTGGGAAGCTTTAATGTGAGAAATATCTATGTTTATTACTTAATTTGTCCATATTTTCCTTTTCAGGTTGTGCCACATATTACAGATGAAATTCAAGATTGGATTGAACGTGTAGCGATGAATCCGGTCGATGGTAAAGAAGGACCTCCTGATGTTTGTGTCATAGAACTTGGTGGCACCATag GGGATATTGAATCAATGCCCTTTATTGAAGCATTAGGTCAATTTTCCTACCGTGTTG GACCTGGAAACTTCTGTCTGGTCCATGTCAGTCTTGTTCCAGTTTTAAATGTAGTTGGTGAACAG AAAACTAAACCTACCCAGCATAGTGTTCGTGGGCTAAGAGGCCTTGGATTGGCACCTGACATTTTAGCATGTCGCAGTACCGAG CCACTGGAAGAAAACGTGAAAGCAAAGCTCTCACAATTTTGTCACGTTCCA GTCTCAAGTATTATTAATCTCCATGACGTTACAAACATTTGGCACATCCCCTTGTTGCTAAGG GACCAAAGGGCCCATGAAGCTATTCTGAAAGTTCTAGACCTTCAATT TGTCGGTAAAGTACCACGAGAACCCAAGTTGGTTGAATGGACCGAAAGAGCCAGCAAGTTTGACAAGTTGAAGGCtacg GTTAAGATTGTGATGGTTGGAAAATATACTGGGCTGTCCGATTCCTACCTGTCTGTTCTAAAG GCACTTTTGCATGCATCGGTTGCTATGGGAAGAAAGCTTGTAGTGGAGTGGGTTCCTTCCTGTGATCTTGAAGATTCTGCAGCCAAAGAG ACCCCTGAAGCCCATAAAAAAGCATGGAAGCTACTCAAG GGTGCAGAGGGTATACTTGTCCCTGGAGGCTTTGGAGATAGAGGTGTTCAGGGAAAAATTCTTGCTGCAAAATATGCACGAGAAAATAATGTTCCTTATCTCGGCATTTGCTTGGGTATGCAAATTGCAGTGATTGATTTTGCCCGTTCTATCATGAAATTACCGGGTGCAAATAGCACAGAGTTTGACCCAGATACAATGTCACCCTGCGTCATTTTCATGCCAGAG GGTTCCAAAACCCATATGGGGGCAACTATGCGGCTTGGATCAAGGAGAACATATTTCCATGCCACTGCATGCAAATCTGCAAAGCT GTATGGTAATGCTAGATTCGTAGACGAAAGACATCGACACAGATATGAG GTAAATCCTGAAATGGTACCAGAGTTTGAGAAGGCCGGACTTTCATTTGTTGGCAAGGATGAGAGTGGAAGACGCATGGAG ATTATTGAACTACCCAGTCATAAATTTTTCATTGGAGTACAGTTCCATCCTGAATTCAAGTCAAGACCAGGGAAGCCATCTCCACTTTTCTTAG GATTAATAGCAGCAGCATCTGGACAACTAGAAACTTTGCTCCAACCAAGTTCCAACATTGTCAATCCAAATCCTATGCCCAGATTTCCCATTCCCAAAAAGACGATTTACCATGCCAAGAAGCCACTGGACAGCTTGGTAAACGGATACTTTGCAAATGGCAACGTCATCCACACTTGA
- the LOC127768464 gene encoding membrane-bound transcription factor site-2 protease homolog isoform X2 produces the protein MIGGVGRSRRRGRAPPVLPSSAAARRAEHSVSCWYCDCKIYSFNDIIFNLGWRYARYMRAWFSAGVYFSVVALVGISVMLLWDSIGAVYFSGRSFSTWLQNLLASSFGISIMDIAAIIASTVFSIAFHEFGHAVAAASEGIQIEYVAVFVAALFPGALIALNCDQLQNLPLFSMLRIYCAGIWHNVMLCGVCVIMALLLPVVLYPLFVTGGLMITGVPEASPLSGYLSAHNFILSVDGLNITRADEWMKMLTQDNVVQISSRDLLEGSEGYRATGSRKGYCVPNSWMDASKNLWQINDKLSCPDDLVAFQRMSEKGIGKKEVEDKYCLIAKDVVKLKKCGNGWRGAEDGRSNFACLEDEYCLVPVLGPGISWIEISYARPYSLECLQKERNSSLLHDGNNNPGLGPCQGTFVYAGDLLSAAHSIKLSSYRPRWPLLLFIADVPRILQDGLNCLFRVSAALAVVNCLPVYFLDGEAILETMLSYFSWFTRRQQRNILKVCRFLWTILSIVLFSRTLYSMTLYYGFV, from the exons atgatcggcggcgtcggccgcaGCAGGCGGCGCGGCCGTGCGCCGCCAGTTCTGccctcgagcgccgccgcccgccgcgccgagcACTCCGTCTCTTGCTG GTACTGTGACTGCAAAATATATTCCTTCAATGACATCATATttaatttgggatggagataTGCTAG ATACATGAGAGCATGGTTTTCTGCAGGGGTTTATTTCTCTGTTGTTGCTTTAGTTGGAATATCAGTG ATGCTATTGTGGGACTCAATTGGTGCAGTTTATTTCAGTGGTCGGTCATTTAGTACCTGGCTACAAAATCTACTG GCTTCCAGCTTTGGCATATCAATAATGGACATCGCAGCAATCATAGCATCAACAGTTTTTTCTATTGCTTTTCACGAATTTGGACATGCTGTTGCAGCTGCAAG CGAGGGCATACAGATTGAGTATGTTGCGGTATTCGTAGCTGCACTTTTTCCTGGGGCATTAATTGCTCTGAACTGTGACCAGCTGCAAAATTTACCTCTTTTTTCTATGCTTCGGATTTATTGTGCAGGGATTTGGCATAATGTTATG TTATGTGGAGTATGTGTCATCATGGCATTATTACTACCTGTGGTGCTGTATCCTCTCTTTGTGACTGGTGGTCTTATG ATTACAGGAGTCCCAGAAGCATCTCCTCTGTCAGGATACTTGTCTGCTCACAATTTTATCCTTTCTGTGGATGGATTGAACATAACAAGAGCTGATGAATGGATGAAAATGCTTACTCAGGACAATGTAGTACAAATAAGCAGCCGTGATCTCCTTGAAGGCTCTGAAGGCTATCGTGCCACTGGTTCTAGAAAGGGTTACTGTGTTCCCAACTCATGGATGGATGCAAGCAAGAATCTTTGGCAGATAAATGACAAGCTATCTTGCCCAGATGATCTGGTAGCCTTTCAAAGAATGAGTGAGAAAGGTATTGGCAAGAAGGAAGTTGAAGACAAATATTGTTTGATTGCAAAAGATGTTGTCAAGCTTAAAAAATGTGGAAATGGATGGCGGGGGGCCGAAGATGGCAGAAGCAACTTTGCATGTTTGGAG GATGAGTACTGTTTGGTGCCTGTTCTAGGCCCTGGGATTTCATGGATAGAGATCTCTTATGCCAGACCTTATTCTTTGGAGTGCTTACAGAAAGAAAGGAACTCATCATTGCTGCATGATGGAAATAATAACCCTGGATTGGGTCCTTGCCAGGGAACTTTTGTTTATGCGGGTGATCTGTTATCAGCAGCACATTCTATTAAGTTATCCTCTTACCGACCTCGATGGCCTCTCTTGCTTTTCATTGCAGATGTTCCTCGTATCTTACAAGATGGTTTAAATTGTTTATTTCGTGTGTCTGCAGCATTGGCTGTAGTCAATTGCTTACCA GTGTACTTTCTTGACGGGGAAGCGATTTTGGAGACTATGTTAAGCTACTTTTCTTGGTTTACTCGGAGACAGCAGCGCAATATTCTTAAGGTTTGCCGCTTTTTGTGGACGATCTTGTCCATTGTTTTGTTCTCAAGAACCCTGTATTCCATGACACTATATTATGGCTTTGTATAA
- the LOC127783752 gene encoding uncharacterized protein LOC127783752, translating to MPSKGSSQMTMTNQRNLSDRRGQQPLSQVYVDVDSEHGTAERQEIGTAKRARWSHQMKMFLIELLTDHDVPGFRTQNAWSKEAWTNIVCRLNTKFGTSFTTNQVKQKEQDLKKDYRSVKDLLDQSGFGWDSDRMMVSAPQSVWDTFADRKNKDAIHWRDKSFPYFDDLAPLYDGRYAEGRTRHGMDHYARKTKNAPAHSTQEANAVDTYQSPSPNSNALGESGLQFPFGEEVETANLDFSQHSPTPVHLTKVPPSSAQTPSEVPESRPGKKQKIKSVSPDDGFHERYLKLKKEEIDRFAAIEEKKLEDPYNINKCITVLEGLHGLQIGDILVAADIFKGKDNREVFLSFSSDALRLAWIRKEIAALE from the exons ATGCCATCGAAAGGCTCTTCTCAGATGACCATGACAAATCAACGCAATTTGTCCGATCGACGAGGCCAGCAACCTCTATCACAGGTTTATGTTGATGTTGACAGTGAGCATGGGACTGCAGAGCGTCAAGAAATAG GGACGGCAAAGAGAGCCAGATGGAGTCACCAGATGAAGATGTTCCTTATTGAGCTCCTAACAGATCATGACGTGCCAGGTTTTCGAACACAAAATGCTTGGAGTAAGGAAGCATGGACAAATATTGTTTGCCGCCTGAATACAAAATTCGGTACATCATTTACGACCAACCAAGTCAAGCAAAAGGAGCAGGATTTGAAGAAAGATTATCGCAGTGTTAAAGATTTGTTGGATCAAAGTGGTTTTGGGTGGGATAGTGACAGAATGATGGTGAGTGCACCACAAAGTGTTTGGGACACTTTTGCTGATCGCAAGAACAAAGATGCAATTCATTGGCGAGATAAGTCGTTCCCATATTTTGATGATTTAGCTCCACTTTATGATG GTCGTTATGCTGAAGGGAGAACTCGCCATGGTATGGACCATTATGCAAGGAAGACAAAGAATGCACCAGCTCATTCAACACAAGAAGCAAATGCGGTTGATACATATCAGTCACCATCCCCTAATTCAAATGCTCTAGGTGAATCAGGTTTGCAATTTCCTTTTGGTGAAGAGGTTGAGACAGCCAATTTGGACTTTTCACAGCATTCACCTACCCCTGTCCATCTCACAAAAGTCCCACCTAGCTCGGCACAAACACCTTCAGAGGTTCCTGAATCTCGACCTGGGAAGAAACAAAAGATCAAATCTGTTAGTCCCGATGATGGATTTCATGAGAGATACctaaaacttaaaaaagaagaaatagatCGATTTGCTGCAATTGAGGAGAAGAAATTGGAGGATCCTTACAACATCAACAAGTGTATCACAGTGCTTGAAGGTTTACATGGTCTACAAATAGGAGATATATTGGTGGCAGCTGATATCTTCAAAGGTAAGGATAATAGGGAAGTTTTCTTGTCCTTTTCAAGTGATGCATTACGCTTGGCTTGGATTAGAAAGGAAATCGCAGCATTAGAGTGA
- the LOC127768464 gene encoding membrane-bound transcription factor site-2 protease homolog isoform X3 — protein sequence MLLWDSIGAVYFSGRSFSTWLQNLLHALNLLQASSFGISIMDIAAIIASTVFSIAFHEFGHAVAAASEGIQIEYVAVFVAALFPGALIALNCDQLQNLPLFSMLRIYCAGIWHNVMLCGVCVIMALLLPVVLYPLFVTGGLMITGVPEASPLSGYLSAHNFILSVDGLNITRADEWMKMLTQDNVVQISSRDLLEGSEGYRATGSRKGYCVPNSWMDASKNLWQINDKLSCPDDLVAFQRMSEKGIGKKEVEDKYCLIAKDVVKLKKCGNGWRGAEDGRSNFACLEDEYCLVPVLGPGISWIEISYARPYSLECLQKERNSSLLHDGNNNPGLGPCQGTFVYAGDLLSAAHSIKLSSYRPRWPLLLFIADVPRILQDGLNCLFRVSAALAVVNCLPVYFLDGEAILETMLSYFSWFTRRQQRNILKVCRFLWTILSIVLFSRTLYSMTLYYGFV from the exons ATGCTATTGTGGGACTCAATTGGTGCAGTTTATTTCAGTGGTCGGTCATTTAGTACCTGGCTACAAAATCTACTG CATGCCCTTAATCTATTGCAGGCTTCCAGCTTTGGCATATCAATAATGGACATCGCAGCAATCATAGCATCAACAGTTTTTTCTATTGCTTTTCACGAATTTGGACATGCTGTTGCAGCTGCAAG CGAGGGCATACAGATTGAGTATGTTGCGGTATTCGTAGCTGCACTTTTTCCTGGGGCATTAATTGCTCTGAACTGTGACCAGCTGCAAAATTTACCTCTTTTTTCTATGCTTCGGATTTATTGTGCAGGGATTTGGCATAATGTTATG TTATGTGGAGTATGTGTCATCATGGCATTATTACTACCTGTGGTGCTGTATCCTCTCTTTGTGACTGGTGGTCTTATG ATTACAGGAGTCCCAGAAGCATCTCCTCTGTCAGGATACTTGTCTGCTCACAATTTTATCCTTTCTGTGGATGGATTGAACATAACAAGAGCTGATGAATGGATGAAAATGCTTACTCAGGACAATGTAGTACAAATAAGCAGCCGTGATCTCCTTGAAGGCTCTGAAGGCTATCGTGCCACTGGTTCTAGAAAGGGTTACTGTGTTCCCAACTCATGGATGGATGCAAGCAAGAATCTTTGGCAGATAAATGACAAGCTATCTTGCCCAGATGATCTGGTAGCCTTTCAAAGAATGAGTGAGAAAGGTATTGGCAAGAAGGAAGTTGAAGACAAATATTGTTTGATTGCAAAAGATGTTGTCAAGCTTAAAAAATGTGGAAATGGATGGCGGGGGGCCGAAGATGGCAGAAGCAACTTTGCATGTTTGGAG GATGAGTACTGTTTGGTGCCTGTTCTAGGCCCTGGGATTTCATGGATAGAGATCTCTTATGCCAGACCTTATTCTTTGGAGTGCTTACAGAAAGAAAGGAACTCATCATTGCTGCATGATGGAAATAATAACCCTGGATTGGGTCCTTGCCAGGGAACTTTTGTTTATGCGGGTGATCTGTTATCAGCAGCACATTCTATTAAGTTATCCTCTTACCGACCTCGATGGCCTCTCTTGCTTTTCATTGCAGATGTTCCTCGTATCTTACAAGATGGTTTAAATTGTTTATTTCGTGTGTCTGCAGCATTGGCTGTAGTCAATTGCTTACCA GTGTACTTTCTTGACGGGGAAGCGATTTTGGAGACTATGTTAAGCTACTTTTCTTGGTTTACTCGGAGACAGCAGCGCAATATTCTTAAGGTTTGCCGCTTTTTGTGGACGATCTTGTCCATTGTTTTGTTCTCAAGAACCCTGTATTCCATGACACTATATTATGGCTTTGTATAA
- the LOC127768447 gene encoding uncharacterized protein LOC127768447 isoform X2: MKYVLVTGGVVSGLGKGVTASSIGVVLKACGLRVTTIKIDPYLNTDAGTMSPFEHGEVFVLDDGGEVDLDLGNYERFLDIKLTRDNNITTGKIYQSVINKERRGDYLGKTIQVVPHITDEIQDWIERVAMNPVDGKEGPPDVCVIELGGTIGDIESMPFIEALGQFSYRVGPGNFCLVHVSLVPVLNVVGEQKTKPTQHSVRGLRGLGLAPDILACRSTEPLEENVKAKLSQFCHVPVSSIINLHDVTNIWHIPLLLRDQRAHEAILKVLDLQFVGKVPREPKLVEWTERASKFDKLKATVKIVMVGKYTGLSDSYLSVLKALLHASVAMGRKLVVEWVPSCDLEDSAAKETPEAHKKAWKLLKGAEGILVPGGFGDRGVQGKILAAKYARENNVPYLGICLGMQIAVIDFARSIMKLPGANSTEFDPDTMSPCVIFMPEGSKTHMGATMRLGSRRTYFHATACKSAKLYGNARFVDERHRHRYEVNPEMVPEFEKAGLSFVGKDESGRRMEIIELPSHKFFIGVQFHPEFKSRPGKPSPLFLGLIAAASGQLETLLQPSSNIVNPNPMPRFPIPKKTIYHAKKPLDSLVNGYFANGNVIHT, translated from the exons ATGAAGTACGTGCTGGTGACAGGAGGGGTGGTGAGCGGCCTCGGCAAGGGCGTGACCGCGAGCAGCATCGGCGTCGTGCTCAAGGCCTGCGGGCTCCGCGTCACCACCATCAAGATTG ACCCATACCTCAACACTGATGCTGGAACCATGTCTCCGTTCGAGCATGGTGAGGTCTTCGTTTTGGACGATGGTGGAGAG GTGGACTTGGACCTTGGAAATTACGAACGTTTTCTGGACATCAAATTGACCCGTGATAACAACATAACCACGGGAAAAATATATCAG TCAGTCATTAACAAAGAAAGGAGAGGAGACTACTTGGGGAAAACCATTCAG GTTGTGCCACATATTACAGATGAAATTCAAGATTGGATTGAACGTGTAGCGATGAATCCGGTCGATGGTAAAGAAGGACCTCCTGATGTTTGTGTCATAGAACTTGGTGGCACCATag GGGATATTGAATCAATGCCCTTTATTGAAGCATTAGGTCAATTTTCCTACCGTGTTG GACCTGGAAACTTCTGTCTGGTCCATGTCAGTCTTGTTCCAGTTTTAAATGTAGTTGGTGAACAG AAAACTAAACCTACCCAGCATAGTGTTCGTGGGCTAAGAGGCCTTGGATTGGCACCTGACATTTTAGCATGTCGCAGTACCGAG CCACTGGAAGAAAACGTGAAAGCAAAGCTCTCACAATTTTGTCACGTTCCA GTCTCAAGTATTATTAATCTCCATGACGTTACAAACATTTGGCACATCCCCTTGTTGCTAAGG GACCAAAGGGCCCATGAAGCTATTCTGAAAGTTCTAGACCTTCAATT TGTCGGTAAAGTACCACGAGAACCCAAGTTGGTTGAATGGACCGAAAGAGCCAGCAAGTTTGACAAGTTGAAGGCtacg GTTAAGATTGTGATGGTTGGAAAATATACTGGGCTGTCCGATTCCTACCTGTCTGTTCTAAAG GCACTTTTGCATGCATCGGTTGCTATGGGAAGAAAGCTTGTAGTGGAGTGGGTTCCTTCCTGTGATCTTGAAGATTCTGCAGCCAAAGAG ACCCCTGAAGCCCATAAAAAAGCATGGAAGCTACTCAAG GGTGCAGAGGGTATACTTGTCCCTGGAGGCTTTGGAGATAGAGGTGTTCAGGGAAAAATTCTTGCTGCAAAATATGCACGAGAAAATAATGTTCCTTATCTCGGCATTTGCTTGGGTATGCAAATTGCAGTGATTGATTTTGCCCGTTCTATCATGAAATTACCGGGTGCAAATAGCACAGAGTTTGACCCAGATACAATGTCACCCTGCGTCATTTTCATGCCAGAG GGTTCCAAAACCCATATGGGGGCAACTATGCGGCTTGGATCAAGGAGAACATATTTCCATGCCACTGCATGCAAATCTGCAAAGCT GTATGGTAATGCTAGATTCGTAGACGAAAGACATCGACACAGATATGAG GTAAATCCTGAAATGGTACCAGAGTTTGAGAAGGCCGGACTTTCATTTGTTGGCAAGGATGAGAGTGGAAGACGCATGGAG ATTATTGAACTACCCAGTCATAAATTTTTCATTGGAGTACAGTTCCATCCTGAATTCAAGTCAAGACCAGGGAAGCCATCTCCACTTTTCTTAG GATTAATAGCAGCAGCATCTGGACAACTAGAAACTTTGCTCCAACCAAGTTCCAACATTGTCAATCCAAATCCTATGCCCAGATTTCCCATTCCCAAAAAGACGATTTACCATGCCAAGAAGCCACTGGACAGCTTGGTAAACGGATACTTTGCAAATGGCAACGTCATCCACACTTGA
- the LOC127768464 gene encoding membrane-bound transcription factor site-2 protease homolog isoform X4 — MLLWDSIGAVYFSGRSFSTWLQNLLASSFGISIMDIAAIIASTVFSIAFHEFGHAVAAASEGIQIEYVAVFVAALFPGALIALNCDQLQNLPLFSMLRIYCAGIWHNVMLCGVCVIMALLLPVVLYPLFVTGGLMITGVPEASPLSGYLSAHNFILSVDGLNITRADEWMKMLTQDNVVQISSRDLLEGSEGYRATGSRKGYCVPNSWMDASKNLWQINDKLSCPDDLVAFQRMSEKGIGKKEVEDKYCLIAKDVVKLKKCGNGWRGAEDGRSNFACLEDEYCLVPVLGPGISWIEISYARPYSLECLQKERNSSLLHDGNNNPGLGPCQGTFVYAGDLLSAAHSIKLSSYRPRWPLLLFIADVPRILQDGLNCLFRVSAALAVVNCLPVYFLDGEAILETMLSYFSWFTRRQQRNILKVCRFLWTILSIVLFSRTLYSMTLYYGFV, encoded by the exons ATGCTATTGTGGGACTCAATTGGTGCAGTTTATTTCAGTGGTCGGTCATTTAGTACCTGGCTACAAAATCTACTG GCTTCCAGCTTTGGCATATCAATAATGGACATCGCAGCAATCATAGCATCAACAGTTTTTTCTATTGCTTTTCACGAATTTGGACATGCTGTTGCAGCTGCAAG CGAGGGCATACAGATTGAGTATGTTGCGGTATTCGTAGCTGCACTTTTTCCTGGGGCATTAATTGCTCTGAACTGTGACCAGCTGCAAAATTTACCTCTTTTTTCTATGCTTCGGATTTATTGTGCAGGGATTTGGCATAATGTTATG TTATGTGGAGTATGTGTCATCATGGCATTATTACTACCTGTGGTGCTGTATCCTCTCTTTGTGACTGGTGGTCTTATG ATTACAGGAGTCCCAGAAGCATCTCCTCTGTCAGGATACTTGTCTGCTCACAATTTTATCCTTTCTGTGGATGGATTGAACATAACAAGAGCTGATGAATGGATGAAAATGCTTACTCAGGACAATGTAGTACAAATAAGCAGCCGTGATCTCCTTGAAGGCTCTGAAGGCTATCGTGCCACTGGTTCTAGAAAGGGTTACTGTGTTCCCAACTCATGGATGGATGCAAGCAAGAATCTTTGGCAGATAAATGACAAGCTATCTTGCCCAGATGATCTGGTAGCCTTTCAAAGAATGAGTGAGAAAGGTATTGGCAAGAAGGAAGTTGAAGACAAATATTGTTTGATTGCAAAAGATGTTGTCAAGCTTAAAAAATGTGGAAATGGATGGCGGGGGGCCGAAGATGGCAGAAGCAACTTTGCATGTTTGGAG GATGAGTACTGTTTGGTGCCTGTTCTAGGCCCTGGGATTTCATGGATAGAGATCTCTTATGCCAGACCTTATTCTTTGGAGTGCTTACAGAAAGAAAGGAACTCATCATTGCTGCATGATGGAAATAATAACCCTGGATTGGGTCCTTGCCAGGGAACTTTTGTTTATGCGGGTGATCTGTTATCAGCAGCACATTCTATTAAGTTATCCTCTTACCGACCTCGATGGCCTCTCTTGCTTTTCATTGCAGATGTTCCTCGTATCTTACAAGATGGTTTAAATTGTTTATTTCGTGTGTCTGCAGCATTGGCTGTAGTCAATTGCTTACCA GTGTACTTTCTTGACGGGGAAGCGATTTTGGAGACTATGTTAAGCTACTTTTCTTGGTTTACTCGGAGACAGCAGCGCAATATTCTTAAGGTTTGCCGCTTTTTGTGGACGATCTTGTCCATTGTTTTGTTCTCAAGAACCCTGTATTCCATGACACTATATTATGGCTTTGTATAA